A window of Rhodococcus sp. SGAir0479 contains these coding sequences:
- a CDS encoding YbjQ family protein → MLVVTTNDVPGWEIQRVIGEVFGLTVRSRNIGSQIGAGLKSLVGGELQGMTRNLTESRNEAMGRLINEAAQRGGNVIVAMRFETSDLGGNWSEICAYGTAVYAVPVTEAAQQTARELGYRG, encoded by the coding sequence ATGCTTGTTGTGACGACGAACGACGTTCCCGGGTGGGAGATCCAGCGCGTGATCGGCGAGGTGTTCGGCCTGACGGTGCGCTCGCGCAACATCGGGTCGCAGATCGGCGCCGGCCTCAAGTCGTTGGTCGGTGGTGAACTGCAGGGAATGACCAGGAACCTGACCGAGAGCCGCAACGAGGCGATGGGCCGGTTGATCAACGAGGCGGCGCAGCGGGGCGGAAACGTCATCGTCGCGATGCGGTTCGAGACATCGGACCTCGGCGGCAACTGGTCGGAGATCTGCGCGTACGGCACTGCGGTCTATGCGGTTCCGGTGACCGAGGCCGCGCAGCAGACCGCCCGCGAACTCGGCTACCGCGGCTAG